One segment of Chlorocebus sabaeus isolate Y175 chromosome 26, mChlSab1.0.hap1, whole genome shotgun sequence DNA contains the following:
- the MAPDA gene encoding N6-Methyl-AMP deaminase isoform X7 translates to MFQTIHQLTSSPEDILMVTKDVIKEFADDGVKYLELRSTPRRENATGMTKKTYVESILEGIKQSKQENLDIDVRYLIAVDRRGGPLVAKETVKLAEEFFLSTEGTVLGLDLSGDPTVGQAKDFMEPLLEAKKAGLKLALHLSEIPNQKKETQILLDLLPDRIGHGTFLNSGERGSLDLVDFVRQHRIPLELCLTSNVKSQTVPSYDQHHFGFWYSIAHPSVICTDDKGVFATHLSQEYQLAAETFNLTQSQVWDLSYESINYIFASDSTRSELRKKWNHLKPRVLHF, encoded by the exons GTCACAAAAGATGTCATAAAAGAATTTGCAGATGATGGTGTCAAGTACCTGGAACTAAGGAGCACACCCAGAAGAGAAAATGCTACCG GAATGACTAAAAAGACTTATGTGGAATCTATACTTGAAGGTATAAAACAGTCCAAACAAGAAAACTTAGACATTGATGTTAG GTATTTGATAGCAGTTGACAGAAGAGGTGGCCCTTTAGTAGCCAAGGAGACTGTAAAACTTGCTGAGGAGTTCTTCCTTTCTACTGAGGGTACAGTTCTTGGCCTTGACCTCAGTGGAGACCCAACT GTAGGACAAGCAAAAGACTTCATGGAACCTCTTTTAGAAGCTAAGAAAGCAGGTCTGAAGTTGGCATTGCATCTTTCAGAG attccaaaccaaaaaaaagaaacacaaatactcCTGGATTTGCTTCCTGACAGAATCGGGCATGGAACATTTCTCAACTCCGGTGAGAGAGGATCCCTGGATCTGGTGGACTTTGTGAGGCAACATCGGATACCACTGG AACTCTGTTTGACCTCAAACGTCAAAAGTCAGACAGTTCCATCTTATGACCAGCACCATTTCGGATTCTGGTACAGCATTGCCCATCCTTCTGTGATCTGT ACTGATGATAAGGGTGTTTTTGCAACACACCTGTCTCAGGAGTACCAGCTGGCAGCTGAAACATTTAAtttgacccagtctcaggtgtgggATCTGTCTTATGAATCCATCAACTACATCTTTGCTTCTGACAGCACCAGATCTGAACTGAGGAAGAAATGGAATCACCTGAAGCCCAGAGTGTTACATTTTTAA